The sequence atgttgttcaagattatcagcatctgcagaaactctttcACTTCTAATGTGGTATTGCAATTTCATGCTGGCAGTCTTAAGTCTGATTTGAATCTTATGTTATTATAATTAATGGATCTTTGATAAAGATTTAAAAATCAATTTGAAAGATGTGAAATCAGCATAATCGAAAACAAAGTTTTTTCTGTAAATAACTTGTAATACGAATGTCTTAATTTTGTATTTACCACAAATAATTAACTGAAATTGTTTTAGATGCTACATTAAATAATAATGAATCAATGCTTAATATATCCACTTTATCTCACAAGTAGTAGCTATTACGTTGCATCCTCAGGACATCCAAAGGCTTCCTTATTTAATAAATTACTGCTTATCAGGCAAACATGACATCTACTTTGCTGGTGTTCACATATGGTGTGCCCAAATATGGTGAATTTTTAAAATTAGAATAGTTGGAGTGAGGAATAATTGGAAAGAGAGTGGTAAACTATTGATGAGGATGAGGTAAATCAGAAGGAAAGATTAAGCCCCTTCAGGAAGAGACTTGCAAGATGCAAATGGAGATGGTCAGCAGTTTATCATAATAGTATTTAAGACTGAGTTGCTGGAGAAAATTTGGAGGGCCTGGGGTAAGGCTGAGAACTATCTGGGAGGGAAAAGAAAACTAGAATTTACATTCAGTCttagaaaggaggaagggggtgaaaagaaaaaaatggacAACAGTTGAAGAttggtggaaagaaaaaaactatTCCTTCAAGAACGTCAAAAGCAGTATGAGATCAGTATGAGAAATTCTAAAGGCATGAGCCTATCTTTCTGACTAACACTATTTTTAGAACATTCTAAAAGTTTCACAATGGTAGCAGCTGACAGCATATGCTTGCAGGCTGCAGATGTTGATTTGTAGGGCAGTAAAGGCAGGGAATAGGGAAGAGGAGTATGGGaaaacagatcattaatgtatagtATCCCTTATGTTCATGAATGTACATTTGATTAGAGCTGAAAATGGGAGAAGAGTAgggagatgttatgttgaagttgtataagacatcggtgATGCCTAATtctgagcattgtgtgcagttttgatcacctacctacaggaaaggtgtaaataagattgaaagagtttcaagaaaatttacaagaatgttgcgggttctggagaacctgagttataaggaaagattgtatAGGTTTGAACTTTagtccttggaacatagaagagtgAGTGCAGATTTTGTCATGAAATAGTTCGTCTTGTAACAATTTGTGAATCTCAGTATGATCACCTAGCATTACTCTTCAATTCTGCTCTTTTAATAAACTGAAAATCTGTTTGACAATATTAGAAATGTAGTGACATGCTACATTTAGTATAGAAAGGCAGAATCTTGATTGTCACATTGTTTTGTGTTGGTATGAACTTACTATTTCTTGAAACTGTCACCAAGTTCCACAGGTGGATACCAGTGAATTAGTGTCTCCACCAAGGGTTTATCGAGAATTCATATCTTTCATTCACCAATATGATGCAAGAAAGTATCCAAATGAGCCCATCAGAGGAAAGGTAAGGCAAAGTTTGTAGTTATACTTTCTATACACAAGCTACTGTATATTAAATATTATTTTAGTATGTACAAAAGCTACCTGAAAGGAAATTTATAGAGTACTGAAGAACCTCTTTGATGGCTAAGCAGTTTAATATATTTAACCATAAGTTCAACATGGACTCTCAATATGAATTGAACACTTTGGCCTTGGCAGCATAAACAAAGAGCAGAGCTGTAAAGGATAAATGAAGAATAGCCAAGGAAAAGTTGTAGAGAGAAAGTAAGCAACTTTCCATAATGTcctaaaattaaaatattgaaGACAATCAAGCACATTGGGAGAAAGATATTGTCAAACAAACATTGATGTTTAACAGAAACAGTACTAGTGTGCTATTGACCCTTCCAGTAAGCTAGCAATTATCTCCTGAATACCAcactttgtttattttttctgaAGCAGAATGTATACTGATAATTCTCTAACATGGAAGTGTTTCGATATTTTTTCAATACCAAGTGGTTGTTTTAAAGCAGGAGTGTGTCCGTTCAATGTTCTGAATTGGTCCCACCACAAAGTTTTTACAATTAGGCTATTCTCAGGAGATAGGCATGCACCAATACTTATGTTCATCTTGAGTACAGCTCACATTTAGCAGATTGAGCATGAAATTTGGTGTTTGACAATTTTTTTAGAAAGAACTGGTAAGTTTGGCAGGCACATTCGTACAAGGATGAAATGGTTTCTGTTTAGAAAAGTAATAGATCCATTGGAGACAATGCTGCTTACAAGACTAAATGCTGATAAATAGTGTGCAGGAAAGCAGTAGgaatcctttcttttctttttcaatctttttattattgttattaatatcaacaaaatacaattgatacatagataatgggattacaaacatacacatttcaactgcacatgaaagaatgcacaagcaATGATtgcagtataaatgagtattcccaaatcatgaacgatacaatatataaataaacaaggcaaatctaggtatatcacaataagtaattaaaaaaaacagaaaaaagaaaaagaaaaaaaatatgcaaaaaaaactaatctaataatctaatagctaataaggagaaagaaaaggaaaaaagaaaagaaaaactgaaaaaagaaaaaaaaaggctgtttataatgtctcacaaaaatacagaatcatcagtgtcgtcaactccgatcctctcaacatatataaaatcagaactggaaaatcaaataggcttgaaacagggtcatattacatcatttgaaaatattgaataaattgtctccatgtcttttcaaatttaatagaagtatcaaatataccacttctaattttttctaaatttaaacataacatagtttgagaaaaccaatgaaatacagtaggagaattaatttccttccagttcaacaaaatagatcttctagccattagtgtaagaaacaCAATCACtcgacaggcggaagaagataaatgaagtgagtccatcattggtaaaccaaaaattgcagtaataggatggggttgtaaatcaatgttcgataccacagaaataatatcaaaaatatctttccaatattttttcaaaagcggacacgaccaaaacatatgagttaaagatgctatttcagattgacatctatcacaaataggatttatataggaataaaaatgagccaatttatccttggacatatgggccctatgtacaaccttaaactgtattaatgaatgtttggcacatatagatgatgtattaactaattgaagaattctatcccaattctcaataggaataataagattaagctctctttcccaatcactttttgtcttataaaggggctctgaatgtatcttcataattatattatgaaGTTTTGATATGCCCTTTTTGAaaggggtttaattcaaacaaactctccaaaatacctgaagatacaaaatttggaaaagtaggaagtacagtatttaaaaaattcctaatctgtaagtatctaaaaaaatgaaatgtaggcaaattatatttgttagataattgctcaaaagacataaaacaattatccaaaaataaatcagaaaattgtaGTAATCCCTTCgtcttccaagccgaataagcttggagGAATCCTGGTAAATGTTGCCACCACACTAAGTGCAgctttttttttagttgcttcaTGGAATATACAGCTAGTATTTACATAGCCCTTTAATTATTGTAAAATATTCTGAGGCAAATTTACCTTATCATTATCAAACACAATTGGAGAATGAACCAAATGAGATATTTCAATGGATAACTGCAAGCTTCAAAAGCAGGGGCTTTAAAATCATTTTGAAGGGAGAGAGGTAGCAAAATGGAAGAATCTGTGAAGCAAATTCCAGGAGTTAGTCTCATCAGCTGAAGTTTTAATCCTCATCCAAAGTAGGCAGTCCACCACATTTATTTTCTTAAATCACTTGCCCATTGATCTTACTGAAAGAATGTACAACATTGTATTAACTAACATCTATATGTTTCCAAAAGTGCATCAGCCCCATTAGTGTAGTAGTTCGATCCTTTCCAATTTACTCAACACAGTTATTGTTGTTTTGTCAGCTAGATGTAGGAGCAAAGAGATCAACATGAATCTGTATTTTCAAACACAATGACAAAATTAGTTTTGGGCACCTCACATAGAGAGTATCAACGCCATTGAAAGTATACACACATATTCACCGAGCTCATGCCCAGAAATTGTCTGAAGAGCAGAAATGAGAAGCTAATTTCATTGATACAGACaagaaaaatttaaaataaagcTGTTTTCTCTTGTTAAGGGAAAAATTTATTTGTATAATTTTAAGTGTATACAATGAGACCAAACCAAGAGTTCAGTTTGCTGATTGGATTGTCTATTTCCTCTGGCAGAGAGCCTACAACACCTGCTCTTCACAGGTGTACTCCATCCAAGTATAAATAGGCCTGTATATTCTTACCTGGCCATTCACGGTGAGTGTAACAACAACATTGATTCATTGATCTTCAGGGACTCATTGATGACACTTTATCCACTTAATGTTGCTCCCAAGAGAATGAGAAATTGACAGAATGCATTATTTCCCTCCATACTGTaaagttatatggttataacctaAATCCTAAACAATAAATAGCAAATTAGTTAAATACTATTTGTCATTATCTTCAGTGTTACTATTACTAGAACTAAAAGTCAAAACCTCTTGGGATGGCTGGTAATTTTACCTTAGAAGCTACAGTGTTCAAAGAATTGTTTTGTTTAATGACTTGAGGGCTGAgtggcccagttctgctcctgtgccttatggtttATGATTAAGTAGCAGTTAATATTTTTGAGCTTGGGGCACATCTATCATTTCTTATATTTTAAGATTGATGAATTTTGAAGATTTTGTGCTGTATGTTGTTCATTTAGATGTTTAATATTGACTGGAGTTGTTTAATGATTAAAACAGCATTTATTAAACTAGTTATTCTGTCCACAAAGTGGTAGCATGTGATATATTTAGGACTGGTGTTAATGATGAGAGTTTTATTGTAGAAATCTCATATCTTGCTACATTAATCTAAATATCAGTAAGTCTACTTGTATTAAACAATGTTGAATGCAAGGAAATACATAGAATGGTTATCAGATTTTACAATTATTAGCTGACAGACACTATTAAAATCCTGAGAAGCTAGATAAACAAAATTTACACCTAATACTATGTACTGGTTATGTGTAAAATGTAGAATTACAACTTCCAGTAACATAGTAGAGCAAAAATTCAAATCATTCCAAATTTCTCCAGAGAAAAAACTGATCCCAGTATTATCCCATGCATTTCCTAGTTGCCCTAAGAGTAACCAAGGAGCAGGTTTCTGGTTtatccctgtaaaaaaaaaagtgtaCTTTTCCCAGTTAGGTGAAATGCATGCAAAAGAAAGATGATCAAAATTTATTTATACATTTAACAGCCTACAAAATAATCAGAATGAATGGTTTCCATGGGAACTCTTGCTGCAAGATATGAAATCTTATTATGACAATCATACATAATGTAATTTTTAAGTCACGTGCTATTGAGTAATAAATAGCAAAAGTGCTCAAACTGTAAGAAAATAAAAGCTTCTTTTCTTTTGGTCATTTCAAAGCCAAGTTCTAAATTTCAAACTTTCCGTTGTTGTTTAATTTCATGAATAAATTGAGCTGACACAATATCCATTATCTGCAGGCCATAGATAACTGAGCCACGGCTTACAGCCAATGGAGTAGAAGAAGCAAGTGAGTGCCAGCACTTGAGCTAATAAATGAACTCAGCCTACAGCTGCATCCACAAGACGCTTGTGTTCCGCTTGTTAAAGCTGAATTTGTTTCCTTTTCTAGCGTCACGGAGCCTTTGTGTGCACAGAGATAAACTCGCAGAGTGGAAAGATAGCTCCCAGAGGAACAGAAACATTCCTGGTTACCAGAGGGTCACACTCACTGGAACATTTAAAAGAGAAAGGAAATTGGAGGAAAAACACATTGGCCTCTGCCAGGCCCAGCTCGACAAATTCTCAACAGATGCTGTGTTCGGGAACATGCTTATCAAAACCAGACCCAAAGGAAACAGCAAAGGGTTATCCCAGAATTCCTGCTGAAGGACAAAGTAGCTCATGGTCACAGAAGGGTAAAACAAGAAGTGGAGTCAGGGATCAGCACCAGATTGCAGCGGATCACTCTGTATTGAAACAACAAAAGAATGACCACGCTGGTACAAAGTTACCTCAATCATCTCTGCCAGCACCAACTTTGTTGTTGCAAACTAATTCTTCACTTGTTCCCTTCAACAACAATAACACTAAAGACAAACTGACATCAATCAGCATTTAACAAAATAAATACACAGCCTTCCTCAGTTACAGATTTGTAGTAGTCTGATCATTAAAAGCACATTATATCAAAGGAGAAACTTTCTGTACTGCATGTAATCTTGTTATTCCAGTTTAACTTTTTGTCTTGGTGTTAAATACAAGCTGTTGTACTGCAACATGCACCTGCATTTGCAGTAATTCTGTAATAATTGTAAATTCAACTCTTCTAATGGTCCTGTTCTCTTGGTACTAGATAAAACAATCACAGCATGCACTTTCCCTTGAGATAAAAATCAGATTTTAATATGACAAGACATTCCCAGCCCTCTCAACACTGCACAGTTTGTATGAATAATATGTGACCACTTGTGCCAATGATATTTTATTTGAACATATGCCCATTTAACAGTACTCTGGGGTATTTCATGATAGATACTGCAAGGGGACAACCCAGCACTAGATTCCCAAGAGCAAATAGAAATGATGAATCAACGCTGGTCTTGTAGTGATATCCACATCTTTTGAATGAGTGAATTTTAAAATGTCAAATATAAAGTGGCATCTTTAGATTCATTCATTAAAAATATGTCAGTGTTGTTAACAAGAACAGCATttattgtttgttatttattgtatgTGGAGTATACTTCCAGATTTTCTAGAGGAAAGAAAGAAGCAAACTTAAATGTGATGCCTTTGTGGAAGAAAAGCTTAACTATCCATATTCACAAATAGAAACAATTGGAGAATTGTACCCTAATTATTAGCTAAAGCAACTGGACAATAATGATGAGACACCAAGATTGGTCAGCCCATGTCCAGGAGAAATTGCTGTTAAGTTTTTTAGGATTTAAATTTCAGTTATGATAAAGCTGAATTTTCTTTAATGCCAGGCCTTAATTACTTACTTCTAATGGCACTCTCATTTCCTGGTAAAGCAACATTTCTATCAACTAGATTTCTCTCATAGTTTAAGTTTTGCAGTAAATGACAATAATACCACATGTAGGAAATTTCAGTGTGACCATACCAGTTGAAGTCTAACTGCCTATGAAATGTTCTAGTGCTTCTCTTTCATAGACTGCTGGTAATGAGTTGGTGGAAGCCAGAAATCAACAGATTATTTAATTAAGAAAACAAGCTTCCTGGCTAGATTGTAATAATAAAGTATTTCAATAACTTCCTGGAATTGGAATTATTGGTCTTGGAATTAAGTCTTAACTGAAACTGAGTAGACTTAGTCACCTTCTTTGAGCTGAAATTTGATACTTTAAAGTGATTCAGTATAGGCATATAAACACAAAATAAACTTGTTTCCATCAAGAATTAATTTGATTATCATTTAATAGATAAATAAAAATGATGGGCTACATCTTCAATGTGTCTTATCagcagtgtggtagaacagatcACCCGCTCTTCATGGAATTTACATGATCTTCATTCCTCTACTTTCAGTCAAATTAAAACGGTGATTCTACAATGCAAGAATTACTATGTTCTCTATATTTCATTGTATATTTGTTCAATGAAGATGATAATTTCCCTGTATCACAAGCATTACTCTTTCATTGCTTCAAAGAACAAGTATCTTGCATTACTGAAAAAAGCACATTGAAAGATTTTAAACTGTGGAGGACCAGTACATAGGGTCAATAGGTGCACACAACTTTTCTCCAAGTCAATGAATCTGATTTCTAAAGCTAATACTGCATTTAAAAATTACCTAAAAATAAAGTTAAGTTCATTACACCATATAAACAAAGCTTACTGGATATGCATAGCAGGAGCCAAAAGCTGCCTTCAGGACTAGCATTGCCCTGAGAAATTCTCATGCTCCACATTTAGACAAGTTCTTTAAATAACCTAGCACTGACATATTGAAAGGAGCAATACAATATGCAGCTGGCCCCATTCAGAGATTTTTGAGGAAATACAAATTCTACCTTTTCTCCTTATTTCAGGTGTTACTCAGTAGCTTATCCATATGTATCAGGTTTGTACACATTCTCGATGTAGTTTAGGGGTAGAAAGTATAACAAGCTCTATTATGGTGGATAAATTATATTAACCATTCATTTCCATTATTATCACCAGTAATGTCTAGTATAATGATTTAAATGATAAAGAATTCtcaatttaaataaaaatatttgaatatttttgcattgcctcctgatgcaccatcaataactctgagacgtgggttaagtaggcttttattggctggaagaaagaacaagcagcaagtgaccatcacacaacatcctggagactgaggaagggtctgtggctccaatcgcctttatacgggggtctgtgggaggagccataggagcagtcagccggggggggagtggggggtgtccaggcaggtatattGCAGTTCACCACACCTCCCTAGAATTTTGGTTTATACTTTGAAGACaactttaaactttttttaaaaaacactaaatgctggcagaactcagcaggccagacaacatctatgggaggaggtaataacgatgtttcgtgccgaaacccttcatcaggaatgaagtaacatgggatggtcgaggggggataagaagtggggggagggatagagagctgggaagtgataggctggagggaaatgggctcggaggaaggtggagaattatgggaaataaaagagaaagaaaggtagggctggggggagagattatagtgagggggggaaaaagtgagaaagaaaaccagactaaaataatagataggaatgggggtaagggtggggggcaggggtatcaacggaggtcagtgagttggatgttcatgccggcaggaaggaggctacctaggcgggagataaggtattgctccatcgacctgtgtgtggcctcatcttgatggtagaggaggccatggacagacatgtcggagtgggagtggtctgtggaattgaagtgtgtggccacaaggagatcctgccactgctggaggaccgagcgccggtgttcggcaaaacagtctcccagtctgcggcgggtctccccaatgtataaatggccacatcgggagcaccggatacagtatatcaccccagttgactcgcaggtgaagtggtgcctcacctgaaaggactgtctggggcctgggatggtggtggggaagaagtgtgggggcaggtgtagcacttcttctgtttgcagggatgagtgcctggagggaggtccatggggagggatgggagggatgaatggacaagggagacgcgtagggagcgatccctgcggaaagctaagagtgggagggaggggaagatgtggtttgTGGTAggaggaggtggcagaagttacggaggattatatgttggatacgttgaagggtttcagccggaaacgtcgttattacctcctcccatagatgctgtctggcctgcagagttctgccagcattttgtgttttttatttatttccagcatctgcagattcactcgtgttgcctttaaaACTATTTTTTGTTTATTTGTGAGACATTCTGCTTATttggtttttttgtgtgtgtgtctgaatgttTCAGAGATATATTCAGACAAAATTGGGCATCAAGTCAAAAATTTCTTTATCCGTGCATATTGAGAAGGGATCCAAAGTGCTAAAAAGGCAAAGTGCTTTGGAGTAAATTGCAAAACTTTGGGTATAAATTTTGAAATTACAGCATGCAATAAAGAAACAAGGATCATTGTTATAAAACCTGTATGGATGAATTGAGAGATCCAAGAGAATTAAGGAATGGAGGAGGATAGAGATTAATTTGATGTCTATATGGGTTGGGAAGCCAACACAGCAAAGATGAACTGGGATGATAGGTGAATAGAACAATGAAAAATAAGAAATGGGCAGCTGAATTTTGCAGAAATTGAAGTTTTCTGAGCAGGGAGAACATAAAATTGACCAGCACATTATTAAAAATGGTCAGTCCTGGAGAAAAGAAAGGCTCAAGAGAAATTTTCAACTACTATTAGACTGAGTAAAATCTGATAAAAATAATATTACAGAGATGAATAAGGTCTACATTAGAAGCTTATAAAGCTTGTTCTagtattctagtcctcctgaaatgaatgctaacattgcatttggtttctttaccactgactcaacctgtaaattaactttagGGAATTGTATAAGAGAAAAACCAAGtgcacctttgatttttgaatttcctccccatttagaaaatagactatgcttttagtccttctaccaaagtgcatgaccgtaaaCTTCCCTATCGTATATTTCCTCTGCAACTTCTTCgtacattctcctaatctgtttaaaccAGACTACCAACCTATCCTTTGGCCTATGTTTGCGTTATCTTCAAACTTGGACACagatccatcaattccatcatccaaatcattggtatataacgtgaaaagagcatcccagtactgacccctgcagagcaccactgtTACCAGGATAGGCCCCCTTATTCTccttctttgcctcctgcaagtcggccaattttctatccatgctagtatttttcctgtaataccacaggctcttatcttgtcatgtcgttgtcaaaggccttctgaaaatccaaataaacaatatctactgattctcctttgtctatcctgcctgttatttcctcaaagaattgcaacaggtttgtcagtccctttaggaaaccatgctgacttcaacctattttatcatgtgcctccaagtaccccaaaacctcatcctcaaaagtggactccaacttcttcccaaccactgaaatcaagcTAACttacctataatttcctgtcttctgcctccctcccttcttaaagagtgaagtgacatttgcaattttccagacctcctgaagcattccagaatctactgattcttgaaggatcactactaaggcctccacaatctcttcagccacctctttcagaaccctcaggtgtagttcatctggtccaggtgatttacaggatctaccttcagacctttcagcttcccaagcaccttctccttagtaataccaACTACACTTACTTCTACCTGCAGacattcttgaatttctggcatagtgctaatgtcttccacagtgaagatgaaCACaatatatttatttagtttgtctaccatttctttgtgccccattactaccttcccaacatcattttccagctgtccactatccactctcccctctctcacctctcttttactgtttatgaatctgaaaaaaaactttttgtatcctcttcgATATTATCAGCTAGCTTAttgtcatatttaatcttttccctccttatggttttttttaattgccttctgttggtttttaaatacttctcttgtcagccatggttacttcatcctcccttttgaatacatcttcatctttgggatgtatctatcctgtgccttccaaattgcccccagaaactccaaccattgctgctctacctgtatccctgcaagtgtccccttccaatcaaatttAGTTAGCtactccctcatgcctctgttaTTTTCTTTACTctattgtaatactgatatatctgactttattttctccctctcaaactgcagggtgaattctattatattatgataactgcctcctaagtgttcctttatcttaagttcccaaatcaaatctggttcattacacaacacagaatccagaattgtcttttcccacaagctgctctaaaaatccctctcataggcattctacaaattccctctcttgggatccagcatcaacctgattttcctaatctacctgcatattgaaatccctcatgactatcgtaacattgcctttattacataccttttctatttcccgtggaaatttatatcccacatcctggctactgtttgggggcctgtatataactcccatcgggATCTTTTTACCCATGCAATTTCTTAAtgttacccacaaggattctatatcttctgatTCTATGCCACCTCtttgatttgatttcaattttgtaCTAACAGAGCTGCTCTCTTTggctacctgcctgtccttttgatacaatgtgtatccttggatgttaagctcccaaatatGATTTCTTTCAGTCACAGCTCAGTGATATCattcctgccaatctctaaccatGTTACAAGATCAactactgcatgcattcaaatataacaccttctgtattcatcatcctttttgatttttgcccccaTTTTGTACTTCAACTCATCTcactaactgcaattttgcccaatcatctacctgtccttcctcacagcttcactacacactgcattgcCTTGCCTACCAATGCCCCATCAACTCCggttcagatccctctgctaAAATTCCTAGTTGCTTTAACAAatgattaaaaaatatataaacaacTAAACTTTTAAATTGCGATCTACTACAGATTTGGTCTTTTATCCTATTGATCTTTCCTCCAAGAAAATTTCACAACTTAATGGCTGTTTTGTATGCTGTGACCTCCTAAAGTTAGAAACTTCAGCATTCAATCCACCACATTACCCATTTGTCGACTAAATAGTAAACCAGATTTCAATAGTGATCGGCCAACAGCAACAGTTGGCAGCAGTTCAAATAAACTGCTGCAAAAAACTTTCTGTACTTTGTTTTTGTTTAAAATTCCTGGCACACACAGCATACAAAATGTTTCCCGTATGTCTATTGCATACAAATGGAGTTAAGGTGGATACCTAGCGATAACTTACAAACAACCATTTGCCCCAATTTTAACTCCTATACAGAAATCAGTCTTATTTAGAGGAAGCAAAGAAAGAAATACCTAAAGGCTATGCAACAAAGTACTGGATCTCAGAAAAAAAGTCTCAAAAAGACAACTCTCCTCAAAAGGCATGAAGTAATTGTTATTACTTTAAGACTTGGAAATATTCCAATAGAAGTTAGAAATATGGTCTAATGAGAGAAAAAGTAATATAATGACAATCCTATCTGAGCACTTCTAAGAGAATATGAATCATGGTGAACAAGGCAAACTCATTGGAATCTAACGGCAATCAAATTTATTTTGGGTTGCACAATGGCCACTAATATATCAGTACCTATGTTAAGGATAGTGCAACTTTAGAACATAGACCAGccgagcacaatacaggcccttctgttcACTATGTCATACCGACCTATAAAAACcttctccatgatcaatctaaccatttctTCCTACACAGTCT comes from Hypanus sabinus isolate sHypSab1 chromosome 12, sHypSab1.hap1, whole genome shotgun sequence and encodes:
- the LOC132402885 gene encoding uncharacterized protein C2orf73-like; the encoded protein is MQLLSLVPTSPDDKMHQLAQGRACGEQTVSSQLNPNPLGIFSRIQDSTKCLSQRPRSPNRHKPQPHYARCIRTNSRFINEPFAYMETKAAMSEQFQWMAHETPSLMQHIPSYSLESTQRHDFQNLVSKPNPQTRHGCNPNKYPCSGIVPQVDTSELVSPPRVYREFISFIHQYDARKYPNEPIRGKRHGAFVCTEINSQSGKIAPRGTETFLVTRGSHSLEHLKEKGNWRKNTLASARPSSTNSQQMLCSGTCLSKPDPKETAKGYPRIPAEGQSSSWSQKGKTRSGVRDQHQIAADHSVLKQQKNDHAGTKLPQSSLPAPTLLLQTNSSLVPFNNNNTKDKLTSISI